The following are from one region of the Odontesthes bonariensis isolate fOdoBon6 chromosome 16, fOdoBon6.hap1, whole genome shotgun sequence genome:
- the angptl5 gene encoding angiopoietin-related protein 5, with product MMWTTTVFLLLLPHLLSSTIKGNSLNQSETVTEDFSDAPVRGQKHFGEVKDRDTCSIPCDITVKLLRDEKHSICGQLQQSLLAFGRSTRKLMRDVMEEQQTALDVLSAQVAELMTKVQTLSSEVQRSNAEMYSMKPVQSHGRDCSDIKDSLLSVVPKIPSGIYIVHPENTDSSFEVFCEMDYMGGGWTVMQRRTDGLTDFKRPWADYADGFGHLAGEHWLGLKKVFHIVNQKETRFQLHVALVSKDDVTSYASYDDFRLDNDMQSFRIHLGRYAGSAGDAFRGYDQEQNQDTAPFSASDVDNDGCNPFCAMANSSVESCSIQHNHTGWWFNQCGLANLNCSPEDGEKNQRTCILWDTWRHNGVPHTIKSVTMKIRRIATNN from the exons ATGATGTGGACAACGACTGTCTTCCTTTTGCTCTTGCCTCACCTGCTTTCCTCCACA ATCAAGGGAAACAGTTTGAACCAATCAGAAACGGTCACCGAGGACTTCTCTGATGCACCTGTCAGGGGCCAGAAACACTTTGGTGAGGTCAAAGATCGGGACACCTGCTCCATCCCATGTGACATCACCGTCAAGCTGCTCCGGGATGAGAAACACTCCATCTGTG GCCAGCTACAGCAGTCTCTGTTGGCCTTTGGGCGTAGCACCCGTAAGCTGATGAGGGATgtgatggaggagcagcagaCAGCTCTGGATGTCCTCAGCGCTCAG GTCGCAGAGCTGATGACCAAGGTGCAGACACTCAGCTCCGAGGTCCAGAGAAGCAACGCTGAGATGTACTCCATGAAACCTGTGCAGTCCCACG GACGAGActgcagtgacatcaaagacagTCTCCTGTCAGTGGTTCCGAAGATCCCCAGCGGTATTTACATTGTTCATCCAGAGAATACAGACTCTTCGTTTGAG GTGTTCTGTGAGATGGACTACATGGGAGGTGGATGGACGGTGATGCAGAGGAGGACCGATGGGTTGACCGACTTCAAACGGCCCTGGGCTGACTATGCTGATGGCTTTGGACACCTTGCAG gagaACATTGGTTGGGCCTGAAGAAGGTGTTTCACATCGTAAACCAGAAAGAAACTCGCTTTCAGCTCCACGTCGCTCTGGTCTCCAAAGATGACGTCACCTCTTACGCATCGTACGATGACTTCCGCCTCGACAACGACATGCAGTCCTTCAGGATACACCTGGGCAGATATGCAGGCAGCGCCG GTGATGCGTTCCGTGGCTACGACCAGGAACAGAACCAGGACACGGCTCCCTTTAGCGCCTCAGACGTGGACAACGACGGCTGCAACCCTTTCTGCGCCATGGCCAACAGCTCGGTGGAGAGCTGCAGCATTCAGCACAACCACACGGGGTGGTGGTTCAACCAGTGCGGCCTGGCCAACCTCAACTGCTCCCCTGAGGACGGGGAGAAGAACCAGAGGACGTGCATCCTGTGGGACACCTGGAGGCACAACGGAGTCCCTCACACCATCAAATCTGTCACCATGAAAATCAGACGGATCGCAACTAACAACTGA